The following are encoded together in the Cheilinus undulatus linkage group 3, ASM1832078v1, whole genome shotgun sequence genome:
- the cast gene encoding calpastatin isoform X25: MAYAAFWNSTSQPSEATPKPAAQVSTGKPAQFEVQVEGLPKVAAGAKEASAVDPFDALASSLPSADPVVPEKPVYTGPEVKEHEVTSEKSEKCGEREDTLPPGYRLEDMPPAPADWKPKDVPKPLSTDEALDSLSEGFMSSSGPAAPKKQEKKVPVETVTAASAGPANFAPAPIKNTASTAMPRPAEKKAKMETPQPTSCGLDTKPDTAQMNLDALNALRKILPTDAPKPALPEVKPEDMALEDKRKKEKGELVGEREDTIPPEYRFNKEELEKLPAPKPEPTMGTGEALDILSGDFLDSSAASAVKAPPAQKAPAVAADKKAKMGQVKDDFSLEEGLSASTAKKVESSALPPMEQKATAKKTAAGKGAKTDQGASMNLDALGALGDTLPVDEPKPEEPEVRPEDIVSEDKHKKEKGVFVGEREDTLPPEYRFNKEELEKLPAPKPEPTMDTSEALDILSGSFETPAVAPAVQSKVEDVSALDVLSGDLVAPTKASGVQAPIPPSAKKTPEKRFPPLVKANTIDIPPGQYQQTKSKTDKADPLSLDALSALGDTLPADVPKPELPEVKPEDMVSEDKHKKEKGVLVGEREDTIPPEYRFNKEELEKLPAPKPEPTLDTSEALDILSGGFVTSSSAPAVQAPVVCPSAPPAQPSADFALDALAGDFVTPTAATGVKSALAPTDTEQQMLGEADNALDALSDTLKDIKPTPQPTPVPVKDIVDEKKVVEERLIKMGERDDTLPPEYRPTEEDKKKAAEEKEKAALAPKEKPMDDKAALDILSGDFSQPAKPDACYAAETRMMKIEPPKLKETKDAQKASDLSILPQSGELAVCYAAETKKMEPPQLKETKDAQKASDLSVLPQSGELAVCYAAETKKMEPPQLKETKDAQPPDDLSLIPQSGELVVGYADKSKPMPGPALDAMASTLLPDVPEFKSKTDKPKGKSKSKSRSKKHHAEDPSASGQLSSPLSSDVVPTSTKKGGKR, translated from the exons GTGCAGGTGGAGGGTCTACCAAAGGTAGCTGCAGGAGCCAAAGAG GCATCTGCAGTGGATCCATTTGATGCACTCGCCAGCAGTCTACCATCAGCTGATCCTGTCGTCCCCGAGAAGCCAGTTTACACAGGGCCAGAGGTCAAAGAG CATGAAGTCACCTCAGAGAAGAGTGAGAagtgtggagaaagagaagacaCGCTGCCTCCAGGGTACAGACTTGAAGATATG cctccagctcctgcagatTGGAAACCCAAGGATGTTCCA AAACCTCTGAGCACAGACGAAGCCCTGGACTCTCTTTCTGAGGGTTTTATGTCCTCGTCTGGTCCAGCTGCACCCAAGAAGCAAGAG aaaaaagtcCCAGTTGAAACCGTCACTGCTGCCTCTGCTGGCCCAGCTAACTTTGCACCTGCTCCCATTAAG AACACAGCTTCCACTGCGATGCCTCGTCCTGctgaaaaaaaagccaaaatggaaaCACCACAGCCAACATCCTGTGGACTTGACACCAAGCCTGAT ACTGCCCAGATGAATCTGGATGCACTCAATGCTCTCAGAAAAATACTGCCAACCGATGCACCCAAACCAGCACTCCCAGAAGTCAAACCAGAGGACATGGCCCTG GAGGACAAACGCAAGAAGGAAAAGGGTGAATTAGTTGGAGAGAGGGAGGATACGATTCCTCCGGAGTACAGGTTCAATAAGGAGGAGCTTGAAAAACTGCCTGCTCCCAAACCTGAG CCCACCATGGGTACTGGTGAAGCTCTGGATATTTTGTCTGGAGACTTTCTGGACTCCTCAGCAGCTTCTGCAGTCAAGGCTCCTCCGGCCCAG AAAGCCCCCGCTGTGGCTGCTGACAAAAAAGCCAAGATGGGGCAAGTGAAAGATGATTTCTCTCTGGAGGAAGGACTTTCTGCTTCTACTGCAAAG AAAGTTGAGTCCTCTGCCTTACCACCCATGGAACAGAAAGCAACAGCAAAGAAAACTGCTGCTGGAAAGGGTGCCAAGACTGATCAG GGTGCCTCGATGAATCTGGATGCCCTCGGTGCTCTCGGAGACACGCTACCAGTTGACGAACCAAAACCAGAAGAACCTGAAGTCAGACCGGAGGACATTGTCTCA GAGGACAAACACAAGAAGGAGAAGGGTGTATTTGTTGGAGAGAGGGAGGACACACTTCCTCCAGAGTACAGGTTTAACAAAGAGGAGCTTGAAAAACTGCCTGCACCAAAACCTGAG CCCACCATGGATACAAGTGAGGCTCTGGATATTTTGAGCGGCTCTTTTGAGACCCCTGCAGTAGCCCCTGCTGTTCAG AGTAAAGTAGAGGATGTGTCAGCACTGGATGTACTCTCTGGAGACCTTGTTGCTCCAACTAAAGCATCAGGAGTCCAGGCACCCATCCCTCCTTCTGCTAAGAAGACACCTGAG AAAAGATTCCCTCCTCTGGTGAAAGCTAACACAATTGATATCCCTCCTGGACAATATCAACAAACAAAAAGCAAGACTGATAAG GCTGACCCACTGTCTCTGGACGCTCTAAGTGCTCTTGGAGACACATTACCGGCTGACGTTCCAAAACCCGAACTCCCCGAGGTCAAACCGGAGGACATGGTCTCA GAGGACAAACACAAGAAGGAGAAGGGTGTGTTGGTAGGAGAAAGGGAGGACACCATTCCTCCAGAGTACAGGTTCAACAAGGAGGAGCTTGAAAAGCTGCCTGCCCCCAAACCCGAG CCCACCTTGGACACCAGTGAGGCTCTGGATATTTTGTCTGGAGGCTTTGTGACCTCCTCATCAGCTCCTGCTGTCCAGGCTCCAGTTGTCTGTCCCTCAGCTCCTCCTGCACAG CCCTCTGCAGACTTTGCTTTGGATGCATTGGCAGGAGATTTTGTTACCCCCACTGCCGCTACTGGCGTCAAGTCTGCTTTGGCTCCCACAGACACTGAACAACAG ATGCTAGGTGAAGCAGACAACGCGTTGGACGCTTTGTCTGACACCTTGAAGGATATAAAACCCACCCCCCAGCCCACTCCAGTTCCAGTCAAAGACATTGTTGAT GAGAAAAAGGTGGTTGAAGAACGGCTGATTAAGATGGGAGAAAGAGATGACACCTTACCGCCAGAATACAGACCCACTGAGGAAGATAAGAAG aAAGCGgcagaagaaaaggaaaaagcagCATTAGCACCCAAGGAG AAGCCTATGGATGATAAAGCAGCTCTGGACATACTGTCTGGTGACTTCAGCCAGCCCGCAAAACCGGACGCATGTTATGCAGCAGAAACAAGAATGATGAAGATAGAGCCTCCCAAGCTAAAG GAGACTAAAGATGCTCAAAAAGCCAGTGACTTGTCTATTCTCCCTCAGTCTGGGGAACTGGCTGTATGCTatgcagcagaaacaaaaaagatgGAACCTCCACAGCTGAAg GAGACTAAAGATGCTCAAAAAGCCAGTGACTTGTCTGTTCTCCCTCAATCTGGGGAACTGGCTGTGTGCTatgcagcagaaacaaaaaagatgGAACCTCCACAGCTGAAg GAGACTAAAGATGCTCAACCACCCGACGACTTGTCTCTTATTCCTCAGTCTGGGGAGCTGGTTGTAGGTTATGCAGACAAGTCAAAG CCTATGCCTGGTCCTGCGCTGGATGCTATGGCGAGCACTCTGCTCCCAGACGTCCCAGAGTTTAAATCTAAGACAGACAAaccaaag GGCAAGAGCAAGTCAAAGTCAAGGTCTAAA AAACACCATGCAGAAGATCCATCTGCCAGCGGCCAGCTATCCTCTCCGCTGAGCTCAGACGTTGTGCCAACATCCACAAAGAAAGGAGGCAAGAGATAA
- the cast gene encoding calpastatin isoform X18, translating to MGQILSWIRGPRDGPALQDVAVEEQIHGNYRRLPLPRQNFYKSQPSEATPKPAAQVSTGKPAQFEVQVEGLPKVAAGAKEASAVDPFDALASSLPSADPVVPEKPVYTGPEVKEHEVTSEKSEKCGEREDTLPPGYRLEDMPPAPADWKPKDVPKPLSTDEALDSLSEGFMSSSGPAAPKKQEKKVPVETVTAASAGPANFAPAPIKNTASTAMPRPAEKKAKMETPQPTSCGLDTKPDTAQMNLDALNALRKILPTDAPKPALPEVKPEDMALEDKRKKEKGELVGEREDTIPPEYRFNKEELEKLPAPKPEPTMGTGEALDILSGDFLDSSAASAVKAPPAQKAPAVAADKKAKMGQVKDDFSLEEGLSASTAKKVESSALPPMEQKATAKKTAAGKGAKTDQGASMNLDALGALGDTLPVDEPKPEEPEVRPEDIVSEDKHKKEKGVFVGEREDTLPPEYRFNKEELEKLPAPKPEPTMDTSEALDILSGSFETPAVAPAVQSKVEDVSALDVLSGDLVAPTKASGVQAPIPPSAKKTPEKRFPPLVKANTIDIPPGQYQQTKSKTDKADPLSLDALSALGDTLPADVPKPELPEVKPEDMVSEDKHKKEKGVLVGEREDTIPPEYRFNKEELEKLPAPKPEPTLDTSEALDILSGGFVTSSSAPAVQAPVVCPSAPPAQPSADFALDALAGDFVTPTAATGVKSALAPTDTEQQMLGEADNALDALSDTLKDIKPTPQPTPVPVKDIVDEKKVVEERLIKMGERDDTLPPEYRPTEEDKKKAAEEKEKAALAPKEKPMDDKAALDILSGDFSQPAKPDACYAAETRMMKIEPPKLKETKDAQKASDLSILPQSGELAVCYAAETKKMEPPQLKETKDAQKASDLSVLPQSGELAVCYAAETKKMEPPQLKETKDAQPPDDLSLIPQSGELVVGYADKSKPMPGPALDAMASTLLPDVPEFKSKTDKPKGKSKSKSRSKKHHAEDPSASGQLSSPLSSDVVPTSTKKGGKR from the exons GTGCAGGTGGAGGGTCTACCAAAGGTAGCTGCAGGAGCCAAAGAG GCATCTGCAGTGGATCCATTTGATGCACTCGCCAGCAGTCTACCATCAGCTGATCCTGTCGTCCCCGAGAAGCCAGTTTACACAGGGCCAGAGGTCAAAGAG CATGAAGTCACCTCAGAGAAGAGTGAGAagtgtggagaaagagaagacaCGCTGCCTCCAGGGTACAGACTTGAAGATATG cctccagctcctgcagatTGGAAACCCAAGGATGTTCCA AAACCTCTGAGCACAGACGAAGCCCTGGACTCTCTTTCTGAGGGTTTTATGTCCTCGTCTGGTCCAGCTGCACCCAAGAAGCAAGAG aaaaaagtcCCAGTTGAAACCGTCACTGCTGCCTCTGCTGGCCCAGCTAACTTTGCACCTGCTCCCATTAAG AACACAGCTTCCACTGCGATGCCTCGTCCTGctgaaaaaaaagccaaaatggaaaCACCACAGCCAACATCCTGTGGACTTGACACCAAGCCTGAT ACTGCCCAGATGAATCTGGATGCACTCAATGCTCTCAGAAAAATACTGCCAACCGATGCACCCAAACCAGCACTCCCAGAAGTCAAACCAGAGGACATGGCCCTG GAGGACAAACGCAAGAAGGAAAAGGGTGAATTAGTTGGAGAGAGGGAGGATACGATTCCTCCGGAGTACAGGTTCAATAAGGAGGAGCTTGAAAAACTGCCTGCTCCCAAACCTGAG CCCACCATGGGTACTGGTGAAGCTCTGGATATTTTGTCTGGAGACTTTCTGGACTCCTCAGCAGCTTCTGCAGTCAAGGCTCCTCCGGCCCAG AAAGCCCCCGCTGTGGCTGCTGACAAAAAAGCCAAGATGGGGCAAGTGAAAGATGATTTCTCTCTGGAGGAAGGACTTTCTGCTTCTACTGCAAAG AAAGTTGAGTCCTCTGCCTTACCACCCATGGAACAGAAAGCAACAGCAAAGAAAACTGCTGCTGGAAAGGGTGCCAAGACTGATCAG GGTGCCTCGATGAATCTGGATGCCCTCGGTGCTCTCGGAGACACGCTACCAGTTGACGAACCAAAACCAGAAGAACCTGAAGTCAGACCGGAGGACATTGTCTCA GAGGACAAACACAAGAAGGAGAAGGGTGTATTTGTTGGAGAGAGGGAGGACACACTTCCTCCAGAGTACAGGTTTAACAAAGAGGAGCTTGAAAAACTGCCTGCACCAAAACCTGAG CCCACCATGGATACAAGTGAGGCTCTGGATATTTTGAGCGGCTCTTTTGAGACCCCTGCAGTAGCCCCTGCTGTTCAG AGTAAAGTAGAGGATGTGTCAGCACTGGATGTACTCTCTGGAGACCTTGTTGCTCCAACTAAAGCATCAGGAGTCCAGGCACCCATCCCTCCTTCTGCTAAGAAGACACCTGAG AAAAGATTCCCTCCTCTGGTGAAAGCTAACACAATTGATATCCCTCCTGGACAATATCAACAAACAAAAAGCAAGACTGATAAG GCTGACCCACTGTCTCTGGACGCTCTAAGTGCTCTTGGAGACACATTACCGGCTGACGTTCCAAAACCCGAACTCCCCGAGGTCAAACCGGAGGACATGGTCTCA GAGGACAAACACAAGAAGGAGAAGGGTGTGTTGGTAGGAGAAAGGGAGGACACCATTCCTCCAGAGTACAGGTTCAACAAGGAGGAGCTTGAAAAGCTGCCTGCCCCCAAACCCGAG CCCACCTTGGACACCAGTGAGGCTCTGGATATTTTGTCTGGAGGCTTTGTGACCTCCTCATCAGCTCCTGCTGTCCAGGCTCCAGTTGTCTGTCCCTCAGCTCCTCCTGCACAG CCCTCTGCAGACTTTGCTTTGGATGCATTGGCAGGAGATTTTGTTACCCCCACTGCCGCTACTGGCGTCAAGTCTGCTTTGGCTCCCACAGACACTGAACAACAG ATGCTAGGTGAAGCAGACAACGCGTTGGACGCTTTGTCTGACACCTTGAAGGATATAAAACCCACCCCCCAGCCCACTCCAGTTCCAGTCAAAGACATTGTTGAT GAGAAAAAGGTGGTTGAAGAACGGCTGATTAAGATGGGAGAAAGAGATGACACCTTACCGCCAGAATACAGACCCACTGAGGAAGATAAGAAG aAAGCGgcagaagaaaaggaaaaagcagCATTAGCACCCAAGGAG AAGCCTATGGATGATAAAGCAGCTCTGGACATACTGTCTGGTGACTTCAGCCAGCCCGCAAAACCGGACGCATGTTATGCAGCAGAAACAAGAATGATGAAGATAGAGCCTCCCAAGCTAAAG GAGACTAAAGATGCTCAAAAAGCCAGTGACTTGTCTATTCTCCCTCAGTCTGGGGAACTGGCTGTATGCTatgcagcagaaacaaaaaagatgGAACCTCCACAGCTGAAg GAGACTAAAGATGCTCAAAAAGCCAGTGACTTGTCTGTTCTCCCTCAATCTGGGGAACTGGCTGTGTGCTatgcagcagaaacaaaaaagatgGAACCTCCACAGCTGAAg GAGACTAAAGATGCTCAACCACCCGACGACTTGTCTCTTATTCCTCAGTCTGGGGAGCTGGTTGTAGGTTATGCAGACAAGTCAAAG CCTATGCCTGGTCCTGCGCTGGATGCTATGGCGAGCACTCTGCTCCCAGACGTCCCAGAGTTTAAATCTAAGACAGACAAaccaaag GGCAAGAGCAAGTCAAAGTCAAGGTCTAAA AAACACCATGCAGAAGATCCATCTGCCAGCGGCCAGCTATCCTCTCCGCTGAGCTCAGACGTTGTGCCAACATCCACAAAGAAAGGAGGCAAGAGATAA
- the cast gene encoding calpastatin isoform X16, whose amino-acid sequence MAYAAFWNSTKGGGAAASPTKDRLCSRFSTSFYTPKPFYGKSQPSEATPKPAAQVSTGKPAQFEAAPLSQVKTTTSVSSAAAAGAAAGSASTAVTKAKDTAKVQVEGLPKVAAGAKEASAVDPFDALASSLPSADPVVPEKPVYTGPEVKEHEVTSEKSEKCGEREDTLPPGYRLEDMPPAPADWKPKDVPKPLSTDEALDSLSEGFMSSSGPAAPKKQEKKVPVETVTAASAGPANFAPAPIKNTASTAMPRPAEKKAKMETPQPTSCGLDTKPDTAQMNLDALNALRKILPTDAPKPALPEVKPEDMALEDKRKKEKGELVGEREDTIPPEYRFNKEELEKLPAPKPEPTMGTGEALDILSGDFLDSSAASAVKAPPAQKAPAVAADKKAKMGQVKDDFSLEEGLSASTAKKVESSALPPMEQKATAKKTAAGKGAKTDQGASMNLDALGALGDTLPVDEPKPEEPEVRPEDIVSEDKHKKEKGVFVGEREDTLPPEYRFNKEELEKLPAPKPEPTMDTSEALDILSGSFETPAVAPAVQSKVEDVSALDVLSGDLVAPTKASGVQAPIPPSAKKTPEKRFPPLVKANTIDIPPGQYQQTKSKTDKADPLSLDALSALGDTLPADVPKPELPEVKPEDMVSEDKHKKEKGVLVGEREDTIPPEYRFNKEELEKLPAPKPEPTLDTSEALDILSGGFVTSSSAPAVQAPVVCPSAPPAQPSADFALDALAGDFVTPTAATGVKSALAPTDTEQQMLGEADNALDALSDTLKDIKPTPQPTPVPVKDIVDEKKVVEERLIKMGERDDTLPPEYRPTEEDKKKAAEEKEKAALAPKEKPMDDKAALDILSGDFSQPAKPDACYAAETRMMKIEPPKLKETKDAQKASDLSILPQSGELAVCYAAETKKMEPPQLKETKDAQKASDLSVLPQSGELAVCYAAETKKMEPPQLKETKDAQPPDDLSLIPQSGELVVGYADKSKPMPGPALDAMASTLLPDVPEFKSKTDKPKGKSKSKSRSKKHHAEDPSASGQLSSPLSSDVVPTSTKKGGKR is encoded by the exons GCTGCACCTCTGTCCCAAGTTAAAACCACAACTTCAGTGTCctccgctgctgctgctggagcagctGCCGGCTCTGCATCTACTGCTGTGACCAAAGCCAAAGACACGGCCAAG GTGCAGGTGGAGGGTCTACCAAAGGTAGCTGCAGGAGCCAAAGAG GCATCTGCAGTGGATCCATTTGATGCACTCGCCAGCAGTCTACCATCAGCTGATCCTGTCGTCCCCGAGAAGCCAGTTTACACAGGGCCAGAGGTCAAAGAG CATGAAGTCACCTCAGAGAAGAGTGAGAagtgtggagaaagagaagacaCGCTGCCTCCAGGGTACAGACTTGAAGATATG cctccagctcctgcagatTGGAAACCCAAGGATGTTCCA AAACCTCTGAGCACAGACGAAGCCCTGGACTCTCTTTCTGAGGGTTTTATGTCCTCGTCTGGTCCAGCTGCACCCAAGAAGCAAGAG aaaaaagtcCCAGTTGAAACCGTCACTGCTGCCTCTGCTGGCCCAGCTAACTTTGCACCTGCTCCCATTAAG AACACAGCTTCCACTGCGATGCCTCGTCCTGctgaaaaaaaagccaaaatggaaaCACCACAGCCAACATCCTGTGGACTTGACACCAAGCCTGAT ACTGCCCAGATGAATCTGGATGCACTCAATGCTCTCAGAAAAATACTGCCAACCGATGCACCCAAACCAGCACTCCCAGAAGTCAAACCAGAGGACATGGCCCTG GAGGACAAACGCAAGAAGGAAAAGGGTGAATTAGTTGGAGAGAGGGAGGATACGATTCCTCCGGAGTACAGGTTCAATAAGGAGGAGCTTGAAAAACTGCCTGCTCCCAAACCTGAG CCCACCATGGGTACTGGTGAAGCTCTGGATATTTTGTCTGGAGACTTTCTGGACTCCTCAGCAGCTTCTGCAGTCAAGGCTCCTCCGGCCCAG AAAGCCCCCGCTGTGGCTGCTGACAAAAAAGCCAAGATGGGGCAAGTGAAAGATGATTTCTCTCTGGAGGAAGGACTTTCTGCTTCTACTGCAAAG AAAGTTGAGTCCTCTGCCTTACCACCCATGGAACAGAAAGCAACAGCAAAGAAAACTGCTGCTGGAAAGGGTGCCAAGACTGATCAG GGTGCCTCGATGAATCTGGATGCCCTCGGTGCTCTCGGAGACACGCTACCAGTTGACGAACCAAAACCAGAAGAACCTGAAGTCAGACCGGAGGACATTGTCTCA GAGGACAAACACAAGAAGGAGAAGGGTGTATTTGTTGGAGAGAGGGAGGACACACTTCCTCCAGAGTACAGGTTTAACAAAGAGGAGCTTGAAAAACTGCCTGCACCAAAACCTGAG CCCACCATGGATACAAGTGAGGCTCTGGATATTTTGAGCGGCTCTTTTGAGACCCCTGCAGTAGCCCCTGCTGTTCAG AGTAAAGTAGAGGATGTGTCAGCACTGGATGTACTCTCTGGAGACCTTGTTGCTCCAACTAAAGCATCAGGAGTCCAGGCACCCATCCCTCCTTCTGCTAAGAAGACACCTGAG AAAAGATTCCCTCCTCTGGTGAAAGCTAACACAATTGATATCCCTCCTGGACAATATCAACAAACAAAAAGCAAGACTGATAAG GCTGACCCACTGTCTCTGGACGCTCTAAGTGCTCTTGGAGACACATTACCGGCTGACGTTCCAAAACCCGAACTCCCCGAGGTCAAACCGGAGGACATGGTCTCA GAGGACAAACACAAGAAGGAGAAGGGTGTGTTGGTAGGAGAAAGGGAGGACACCATTCCTCCAGAGTACAGGTTCAACAAGGAGGAGCTTGAAAAGCTGCCTGCCCCCAAACCCGAG CCCACCTTGGACACCAGTGAGGCTCTGGATATTTTGTCTGGAGGCTTTGTGACCTCCTCATCAGCTCCTGCTGTCCAGGCTCCAGTTGTCTGTCCCTCAGCTCCTCCTGCACAG CCCTCTGCAGACTTTGCTTTGGATGCATTGGCAGGAGATTTTGTTACCCCCACTGCCGCTACTGGCGTCAAGTCTGCTTTGGCTCCCACAGACACTGAACAACAG ATGCTAGGTGAAGCAGACAACGCGTTGGACGCTTTGTCTGACACCTTGAAGGATATAAAACCCACCCCCCAGCCCACTCCAGTTCCAGTCAAAGACATTGTTGAT GAGAAAAAGGTGGTTGAAGAACGGCTGATTAAGATGGGAGAAAGAGATGACACCTTACCGCCAGAATACAGACCCACTGAGGAAGATAAGAAG aAAGCGgcagaagaaaaggaaaaagcagCATTAGCACCCAAGGAG AAGCCTATGGATGATAAAGCAGCTCTGGACATACTGTCTGGTGACTTCAGCCAGCCCGCAAAACCGGACGCATGTTATGCAGCAGAAACAAGAATGATGAAGATAGAGCCTCCCAAGCTAAAG GAGACTAAAGATGCTCAAAAAGCCAGTGACTTGTCTATTCTCCCTCAGTCTGGGGAACTGGCTGTATGCTatgcagcagaaacaaaaaagatgGAACCTCCACAGCTGAAg GAGACTAAAGATGCTCAAAAAGCCAGTGACTTGTCTGTTCTCCCTCAATCTGGGGAACTGGCTGTGTGCTatgcagcagaaacaaaaaagatgGAACCTCCACAGCTGAAg GAGACTAAAGATGCTCAACCACCCGACGACTTGTCTCTTATTCCTCAGTCTGGGGAGCTGGTTGTAGGTTATGCAGACAAGTCAAAG CCTATGCCTGGTCCTGCGCTGGATGCTATGGCGAGCACTCTGCTCCCAGACGTCCCAGAGTTTAAATCTAAGACAGACAAaccaaag GGCAAGAGCAAGTCAAAGTCAAGGTCTAAA AAACACCATGCAGAAGATCCATCTGCCAGCGGCCAGCTATCCTCTCCGCTGAGCTCAGACGTTGTGCCAACATCCACAAAGAAAGGAGGCAAGAGATAA